CGGGGCAGCGCGCCTTTGAGATAGTTGCGGATGACAAACCCCGCGCCGTCGCTGTCGGTAAGGAGTATAAGCCCGCGGTTTTGGGCCAGGCGGCGCAGGAAGACCAGCTTCTCCCGGTCGTTGAACACCGAAAATCCCCCGGTTTCCAAAATGACGGCATCCACCACCTGGCTGAGGGCATTTTTATCGTAGCGGCCCTCCACCACGATCACTTCTCTGATCTTTGGTTTCATGCCCGCTTTGTCCCCAGACGCGTCAAAAGGAGCTTCAGCTCCCCCTCGCTGTCGATGCCCTTTTCGCTCTTCATCCGCCTGTCCAACTTCTGGCACATCTTCACCGCGTCGTCGCACCAGGCGGCGGTGGTCTTCCCCGCCACGTTCATCAATAGCCTGGCTGGATAGTCGGAGCGCATGCCCCACAACTCCATCAGCCAGTATTTATCCTTCCCATTGTCCAGGGCGATGCGGGCCGTGTAGATTTTGCGGATTTCCTTTCCAATGGCCGCAAGGATCAGGATAGGCTCCTCCTGCTCTTTCAAAAGATCTCCAAGGATGACGGCGGCCCGGTCGTACTGATTGGCGGTGATGGCGTTGGTAATGTCGAACACCCGGGCGTCCAGCACCGGGTCCGCCACGGCGTTGATGTCCGCTATGGTGACCTGCTTTCCCCGGGCGTAGGCGCCGATCTTCTCGATCTCCGGCACAAGGCCGGTCATCAGCCCGCCGCAGGTAAAAATCAGATGCTCGGCGGCCTGCTTGTCGATCTCCTTCCCCAGGGCTTTGAATCGCCTTCCGATCCAGTTCAGCAGATCACCGGTGCCCTGGGCGGGAAACTCCACCACCTGGACATGCTCCTCCATGGCCTTGCAGAGTTTTTTCATCACCTTGTTGGGCTTATAAAAAATCAGGTCGTAGACAAATATTAGACAGCAGTATGGGGGAAAATCGCTCAGCAGCTCGATGAGCTTTCCCCGCTGGTCCTCTCCCAATTTGAAGAGGTCGCAGTCCGTCACCACCACCAGCGTCCGTTCCGACAGCATGGGCAGCGCCTCCACCGCCTCCGCCAGGGATTGGATGCTCAGGGCCTTTCCATCCAGGCGGTGGTAATTGAACTCCTCAAACCCGGCGGGGACCAGTTTCTTCCTGACCTCGCCCAGGTAATACTCCCGGAGATAGGTCTCCTCCCCGTGAAATACGTAGACCTGGCCAAGAGTTCCCGCGTTCAGGTCATTTTTCAGCTTTTGATAGCTGTCGCTCTTTTTGACTGCCATATGCTCTCCTCAATTTACCGATATATGTATGGTTCCCTGAAGGTCTGTCCGAAAGACTTCCACATCC
This window of the Dysosmobacter acutus genome carries:
- the holA gene encoding DNA polymerase III subunit delta produces the protein MAVKKSDSYQKLKNDLNAGTLGQVYVFHGEETYLREYYLGEVRKKLVPAGFEEFNYHRLDGKALSIQSLAEAVEALPMLSERTLVVVTDCDLFKLGEDQRGKLIELLSDFPPYCCLIFVYDLIFYKPNKVMKKLCKAMEEHVQVVEFPAQGTGDLLNWIGRRFKALGKEIDKQAAEHLIFTCGGLMTGLVPEIEKIGAYARGKQVTIADINAVADPVLDARVFDITNAITANQYDRAAVILGDLLKEQEEPILILAAIGKEIRKIYTARIALDNGKDKYWLMELWGMRSDYPARLLMNVAGKTTAAWCDDAVKMCQKLDRRMKSEKGIDSEGELKLLLTRLGTKRA